The Palaemon carinicauda isolate YSFRI2023 chromosome 37, ASM3689809v2, whole genome shotgun sequence genome contains a region encoding:
- the LOC137629236 gene encoding probable glutamate receptor, whose amino-acid sequence MDHKPVLQIAAGEWVPYTKFKEEANGRFTIEGPMKELLIIFSKMLNFDYRLIRTADNLWGGPLPNGSWTGMLGILRRQEAELSIAPFFITPQREEVCDFTIPVYIDNQALLMIRPTLQSDVSGFLKPFTVQVWLLIAASLISMMLTTNFIVRLEAKLHGDNMPKVFSKVSLWILKALTQESSVWLPKHDAGRFLVFTWLMASLVFMSCYGGILTALLTVPKVAIPINSLSDLAAQTDLPWRLEAGSMMYSFFEESKEELGQKIFNEKAGTFQDCWADRERIAAGEFAAVCDSTTMMKSMSWDFSTTGQCHLYRSREKVYTNGILSVAFRTNSSYLPKANRIILILKEAGIMDKWLTDQMANSSQCLRPPTSDRTGGIQPLDLESFSGPLLVLIAGKIGNSENEKILIAICPRSLIDPYINKLSDDVFG is encoded by the exons ATGGATCACAAACCGGTCTTGCAGATAGCAGCAGGAGAG TGGGTGCCTTACACCaaattcaaagaggaagccaaTGGTCGATTCACCATCGAAGGGCCGATGAAGGAACTCTTGATTATATTCTCCAAGATGCTAAATTTTGA CTACAGACTTATCCGAACTGCTGACAATCTGTGGGGTGGACCATTGCCCAATGGGAGCTGGACAGGCATGCTGGGAATACTTCGAAGACAG GAAGCTGAGCTGTCCATAGCTCCGTTTTTCATCACTCCCCAGAGGGAAGAGGTGTGTGACTTCACCATCCCTGTCTACATCGACAACCAAGCCTTGCTCATGATCAGGCCTACGCTGCAGAGTGACGTCAGTGGGTTCCTGAAGCCATTCACTGTTCAG GTTTGGCTCCTCATCGCTGCTAGCTTGATCAGTATGATGTTGACCACAAACTTCATCGTCAGACTGGAAGCGAAGCTTCACGGAGATAACATGCCCAAGGTCTTTTCCAAGGTGTCCTTGTGGATCTTGAAGGCTTTGACCCAGGAGA GTTCTGTGTGGCTCCCAAAACATGACGCCGGACGTTTCCTTGTCTTCACCTGGTTGATGGCGTCCCTCGTGTTCATGTCCTGCTATGGAGGCATTTTGACAGCCTTGTTGACCGTGCCAAAGGTCGCCATACCCATTAACTCGCTGTCTGACCTCGCTGCCCAGACTGACCTCCCTTGGCGTCTCGAAGCTGGGTCGATGATGTATTCTTTTTTCGAG GAAAGCAAGGAGGAACTGGGCCAGAAGATTTTCAACGAGAAAGCTGGGACATTTCAAGACTGTTGGGCTGATCGCGAGAGAATTGCCGCAGGAGAATTTGCTGCCGTCTGTGATAGCACAACCATGATGAAATCCATGTCCTGGGATTTCAG TACGACTGGACAGTGTCATCTCTACCGGTCCAGAGAGAAGGTCTATACTAACGGGATTCTATCGGTGGCTTTTCGTACAAATTCCAGTTATCTTCCGAAGGCAAACAGGAT aaTTTTGATACTGAAAGAAGCAGGCATTATGGACAAGTGGCTGACAGACCAGATGGCCAACAGCTCCCAGTGCCTGCGACCACCAACTTCAGATCGTACGGGTGGCATACAACCGCTTGACTTGGAGTCATTCTCCGGACCCCTTCTCGTCTTGATTGCAGGTAAA